From a region of the Fischerella sp. JS2 genome:
- a CDS encoding lysophospholipid acyltransferase family protein produces the protein MGKNREPLASLLLYQAFKWSVVSPMLHVYFRGKVYGAENVPLSGPLVVVSNHASNYDPPIVSNCVRRPVAYMAKEELFKIPVLKQAIELYGAYPVSRGTSDRTAIRAALKYLNEGWAVGIFLHGTRTPDGRITDPKRGAALIAAKAKAPLLPVCLWGTQAIEEKGVVIPRAVPITVRIGELIASPCSTDKEELETLTQKCATAINALHELGR, from the coding sequence GTGGGCAAAAACCGCGAACCGTTAGCCAGTCTTTTACTCTATCAAGCCTTTAAGTGGTCTGTTGTTAGTCCGATGCTACATGTTTACTTTCGGGGCAAGGTTTATGGTGCAGAAAATGTCCCCTTAAGTGGGCCTTTGGTAGTAGTCAGCAATCATGCTAGTAATTATGACCCACCGATAGTTTCCAACTGTGTACGCCGTCCTGTAGCATACATGGCCAAAGAAGAACTTTTTAAAATTCCAGTTTTAAAACAAGCCATTGAGTTATATGGTGCTTACCCAGTCAGTCGAGGAACAAGCGATCGCACTGCTATTCGTGCGGCCTTAAAATATCTGAATGAAGGTTGGGCTGTCGGTATTTTCTTACATGGTACTCGCACTCCTGATGGACGCATCACAGATCCAAAACGAGGCGCAGCGTTGATCGCTGCCAAAGCCAAAGCACCACTGTTACCAGTTTGTTTGTGGGGTACACAAGCAATAGAAGAAAAAGGTGTGGTGATCCCTCGTGCAGTTCCCATAACAGTGAGAATTGGTGAGTTGATTGCTTCCCCCTGTTCTACAGATAAAGAAGAGTTAGAAACATTAACACAAAAGTGTGCTACAGCAATTAATGCCCTCCATGAACTAGGGCGATAA
- a CDS encoding Uma2 family endonuclease has product MKTLAKWSVDDYHRMIEAGILHGRHVELLEGEIVEMSPETPIHYTTARRGAKYLEELLSDRADVRFNGPVTLSDSEPEPDIAIVRLPESAYNDRHPAPRDIFWIIEVAKTSLKKDLEVKASIYAKAGIQEYWILSLSTKKVIVFREPQDGKYLKEQTISEGKIIPLAFSDIEVSIEKLFASA; this is encoded by the coding sequence ATGAAAACTCTAGCTAAGTGGTCTGTGGACGACTATCATCGCATGATTGAGGCAGGCATTCTGCATGGTCGTCATGTAGAATTGCTAGAGGGTGAAATTGTAGAAATGAGTCCAGAAACTCCAATTCACTACACCACTGCTAGACGAGGTGCAAAATACTTAGAGGAGTTACTATCAGATAGGGCTGACGTTCGCTTCAATGGCCCTGTGACGCTATCTGATTCTGAACCTGAACCTGACATAGCGATTGTGCGTCTTCCAGAGTCTGCCTATAATGATCGTCATCCTGCCCCTAGAGATATCTTCTGGATTATAGAAGTTGCAAAAACAAGCTTGAAGAAAGATTTAGAGGTTAAAGCATCTATCTATGCAAAGGCTGGAATTCAAGAGTACTGGATTTTAAGTCTATCCACTAAAAAAGTTATTGTGTTTCGAGAACCTCAAGACGGCAAGTATTTGAAAGAGCAGACAATCAGTGAAGGGAAAATCATACCATTAGCATTTTCAGATATTGAAGTCTCGATTGAGAAACTTTTCGCGTCAGCATAA
- a CDS encoding S41 family peptidase, which produces MSPEALKYLNEVLGIIQAHSINRESVNWELLQTNALHEAKAAQATSDTYDAIRHLLSQIGNKHSFFLTPTQAKELENETVSHNREPEGKLLEKKIGFILLPEFGCINQQQSNQYASLLQDIIRRIDAEEPCGWIVDLRLNHGGNMWPMLAGIGPVLGEGQVGAFVTPEGQKNYWIYKNGQAKMDNKVYAQVEGFPYILSNPNVPVAVLTSQLTVSSGEAIAIAFRGRRNTRSFGENTGGLSTANEDFLLNDGAMLFLTISTYADRFGQLYGDIVVPDQLVTNQSDSEQDDVLYAAVDWLLKQVAHSRSE; this is translated from the coding sequence ATGTCACCCGAAGCATTAAAGTATCTCAATGAGGTACTCGGTATCATACAAGCGCATTCAATCAACAGAGAAAGTGTTAACTGGGAGTTGTTGCAAACCAACGCGCTACACGAGGCTAAAGCTGCACAGGCAACTTCAGACACGTATGATGCTATTCGCCATCTGCTAAGCCAAATCGGCAACAAGCATAGTTTTTTCCTCACCCCTACCCAAGCAAAAGAGCTTGAGAATGAGACAGTTAGTCACAACCGAGAACCTGAAGGTAAGTTGCTTGAAAAGAAGATTGGATTTATTCTCCTACCGGAATTTGGATGCATCAATCAACAGCAAAGTAATCAATACGCTTCATTGCTCCAAGACATCATTCGCAGGATTGATGCTGAAGAACCATGTGGCTGGATTGTAGACCTTCGGTTGAATCATGGCGGAAATATGTGGCCCATGCTAGCAGGCATTGGTCCAGTTCTGGGTGAGGGGCAGGTTGGTGCTTTCGTTACTCCAGAGGGTCAGAAAAACTACTGGATCTACAAGAACGGTCAAGCAAAGATGGACAATAAAGTATACGCTCAAGTAGAAGGTTTTCCTTACATCTTGAGTAATCCTAATGTACCTGTAGCTGTCCTAACCAGCCAATTAACAGTGAGTTCTGGTGAAGCAATAGCCATTGCATTTCGTGGCCGTCGTAACACTCGTAGCTTTGGAGAAAATACTGGAGGATTGTCAACAGCCAATGAGGACTTTCTGCTTAACGATGGAGCCATGCTATTTCTGACAATCTCAACCTATGCTGACCGCTTTGGTCAACTTTATGGTGATATCGTGGTGCCTGATCAACTGGTTACAAATCAATCAGATTCTGAGCAAGATGATGTATTGTATGCCGCTGTAGATTGGTTATTGAAGCAAGTAGCTCACTCTCGTTCGGAGTAA